The following are encoded together in the Pan troglodytes isolate AG18354 chromosome 6, NHGRI_mPanTro3-v2.0_pri, whole genome shotgun sequence genome:
- the CCDC71L gene encoding coiled-coil domain-containing protein 71L, protein MKRRRRRPPVAPATAARGGDFRAEDGAGLEAREEKVVYSRSQLSLADSTKALGDAFKLFMPRSTEFMSSDAELWSFLCSLKHQFSPHILRSKDVYGYSSCRALVPDPPGPPTARGQARRPVPRAAARRRRRGARAAAARRRKPRPPPPPPPPPEESCPAKPVAPGPCFGGRTLEEIWRAATPTLTTFPTIRVGSDVWGERSLAAARRRARQVLRVNLEPTVRLRRFPVPRA, encoded by the coding sequence ATGAAGAGGCGGCGGCGCCGGCCCCCGGTCGCCCCGGCCACGGCTGCCCGGGGCGGCGACTTCAGGGCAGAAGACGGGGCTGGGTTGGAGGCGCGGGAGGAGAAGGTGGTGTACTCGCGGTCGCAACTGTCGCTGGCTGACAGCACCAAGGCGCTGGGCGACGCCTTCAAGCTCTTCATGCCCCGCAGCACGGAGTTCATGAGCTCGGACGCGGAGCTCTGGAGCTTCCTCTGCAGCCTCAAGCACCAGTTCTCCCCGCACATCCTGCGCAGCAAGGACGTCTACGGCTACTCCTCCTGCCGGGCCCTGGTACCCGACCCCCCGGGGCCCCCCACAGCCCGCGGCCAGGCGCGCCGGCCGGTTCCGCGCGCAGCGGCCAGGAGGAGGCGCCGCGGAGCCCGGGCGGCCGCTGCCCGCAGGAGGAAGCCCCGGCCGCCACCCCCACCGCCGCCGCCCCCCGAGGAGAGCTGCCCGGCCAAGCCCGTGGCCCCCGGGCCCTGCTTCGGGGGCCGCACCTTGGAGGAGATCTGGAGGGCGGCCACCCCGACGCTGACCACCTTCCCCACCATCCGTGTCGGCAGCGACGTGTGGGGCGAGCGCAGCCTGGCGGCAGCGCGGCGCAGGGCGCGCCAGGTCCTGCGAGTGAACCTGGAACCCACGGTGAGGCTCCGCCGCTTCCCGGTGCCCCGGGCATGA